In Microvenator marinus, one genomic interval encodes:
- a CDS encoding DUF58 domain-containing protein, translated as MNPFLRNQGKWVFLAGACFLVGGVFLSSPLLVLLGQVHIVLLMVSLVLLVPGVLALDRRFVSIDVLDAAESPGTGKVVGERERLALGFRNTSGVGLYHVRAKPFASAGLDIEPLSLRDPLRGGRALATEVAVEGKRAGRWVLHGFDLTVSDPLGLVDGRDYLPCTHAFEVYPLAGPILRRKSARRNQAISDLGVHVVDQVGSGSDLRELRDYQPGDPLRDIAWKTSLRARKLVSRDYENEITTNTYLVLDISSSMRGGQWAGQKLDFGLQLLVDRADAVIRRKDRVGIVTFDERVYGHVPLGHSSAHMKRILHHLVGLNAVVDPDLTELDETDVERLAADYLLVQERLDFRKGETDPESGVNGGLLRRWIETQPESKSLKSPVLTQGIVNGHASGLRRFLQLRGVDVPFRVEARLGMKERGIAHAIETIMSHAPKGTKVVVISDLCGILNPDMLSKVLRQAAANRFDIEFEVLFTPDFYQDSEMTQSYQVVRGLFTSAEAEERSKIVKKLRAMGVKVRVKGPSKGLALENRSV; from the coding sequence TTGAACCCATTCTTGCGAAATCAAGGCAAGTGGGTCTTCTTGGCAGGAGCGTGTTTTCTAGTCGGTGGCGTGTTCCTTTCAAGCCCCTTGCTGGTGCTGCTCGGACAGGTACACATCGTACTTTTGATGGTGTCTCTTGTGCTTCTCGTGCCAGGTGTACTTGCGCTCGACCGAAGATTTGTCTCGATCGATGTGCTGGACGCCGCGGAATCTCCTGGCACGGGCAAGGTGGTCGGTGAGCGAGAACGCCTCGCGCTGGGATTTCGAAACACTTCGGGTGTTGGGCTCTACCACGTGCGCGCCAAGCCGTTCGCTTCAGCCGGGTTGGATATTGAGCCCCTCTCGCTACGTGACCCTTTGAGAGGCGGTCGGGCGTTGGCCACTGAGGTGGCCGTTGAAGGCAAGCGGGCAGGGCGTTGGGTTCTACATGGGTTTGACCTGACGGTATCGGACCCGCTCGGGCTCGTGGATGGGCGCGACTATCTGCCGTGCACTCATGCCTTTGAGGTGTATCCACTTGCGGGCCCCATCTTGCGTCGTAAGAGTGCACGAAGAAATCAGGCGATAAGCGATCTTGGAGTTCATGTGGTGGACCAGGTAGGGTCCGGCTCCGACCTGAGAGAGTTGCGAGACTATCAGCCGGGCGACCCTCTGCGTGATATCGCTTGGAAGACCTCGTTAAGGGCTCGGAAACTCGTCTCTCGCGACTACGAAAACGAGATAACCACCAATACCTACCTCGTCTTGGATATCTCGAGCTCGATGCGTGGAGGGCAATGGGCGGGCCAGAAGCTTGATTTTGGTCTTCAGCTCCTTGTGGACCGCGCGGATGCGGTGATTCGGCGCAAGGATCGTGTAGGCATCGTGACGTTTGACGAGCGCGTCTATGGGCATGTTCCCCTGGGACATTCGAGCGCCCACATGAAGCGGATTCTTCACCATTTGGTGGGGCTAAACGCGGTTGTCGATCCTGACCTCACAGAACTTGATGAAACAGATGTTGAGCGGCTCGCGGCTGACTATCTGCTGGTGCAGGAACGACTGGATTTCCGCAAAGGCGAGACCGATCCCGAGTCCGGTGTAAACGGGGGATTGCTGCGACGATGGATTGAGACTCAGCCCGAATCAAAGAGCCTCAAGAGTCCGGTTTTGACTCAGGGTATCGTGAACGGTCACGCCTCGGGATTGCGGCGCTTCTTGCAGCTACGTGGAGTCGACGTGCCGTTTCGAGTTGAGGCACGTCTCGGGATGAAGGAGCGCGGCATCGCCCACGCTATTGAAACGATCATGAGCCACGCCCCGAAGGGTACCAAAGTCGTGGTCATCTCGGATCTTTGTGGGATCTTGAATCCAGACATGCTTTCCAAGGTCTTGAGGCAGGCGGCAGCCAATAGGTTTGATATTGAGTTCGAAGTGCTATTCACACCGGATTTTTATCAAGATTCCGAAATGACGCAGAGTTATCAGGTGGTTCGCGGCCTTTTTACGTCGGCCGAAGCCGAGGAACGCTCAAAAATAGTTAAGAAATTGCGTGCGATGGGGGTTAAGGTCAGAGTAAAAGGACCCTCGAAGGGGCTTGCGTTGGAAAATCGCAGTGTTTAG
- a CDS encoding type II CAAX endopeptidase family protein gives MKDRLKQYFGGAWEDIANNGGVDLPLDRRSVAVLILTSVLLTFFYYYGRPVFFRSSLERDVVELLGMEKSTYRGLLSYTYWAVTSVTFRIALPMVIIWFWFKDSVGNYGFRLWEKGHGKYYLGMFLFMLPLLVGVSFMESFQDKYPFYDDAGKSVIHFGTYQVMYGIQFFALEAFFRGFLVFALFKRFGYYAVIIMTIPYCMIHFGKPIAETLGAVIAGVILGYAALKSKSWLPGALLHWSVGFTMDVLCTIHDKIR, from the coding sequence GTGAAAGACCGACTTAAGCAGTATTTCGGCGGTGCTTGGGAAGATATCGCGAACAACGGTGGAGTCGATCTACCGCTAGATCGACGCAGCGTAGCTGTGTTGATTTTGACGAGCGTACTTCTGACGTTCTTCTATTACTACGGGCGCCCTGTATTCTTTCGCTCATCGTTGGAGCGCGACGTCGTGGAGCTCTTGGGAATGGAGAAATCCACGTACCGAGGGCTGCTTTCTTACACGTATTGGGCGGTCACAAGCGTTACGTTTCGAATTGCGTTGCCCATGGTTATCATCTGGTTCTGGTTCAAAGACTCGGTCGGAAACTATGGGTTTAGGCTCTGGGAGAAAGGGCACGGGAAGTACTACCTTGGGATGTTCCTCTTTATGTTGCCGCTCCTTGTGGGCGTGAGCTTTATGGAGAGTTTTCAGGACAAATATCCGTTCTACGATGATGCCGGGAAATCGGTGATTCACTTCGGAACCTACCAGGTCATGTACGGCATTCAGTTCTTCGCGCTCGAGGCCTTCTTTAGGGGCTTCTTGGTCTTCGCTCTCTTTAAGCGATTCGGATATTACGCCGTGATTATCATGACGATTCCGTACTGTATGATTCACTTTGGTAAGCCCATCGCTGAGACTTTGGGAGCGGTAATCGCCGGTGTGATTCTGGGATACGCGGCTCTGAAGAGCAAATCTTGGCTTCCGGGAGCATTACTGCACTGGAGCGTAGGGTTTACTATGGATGTGCTTTGCACGATCCACGACAAAATCCGCTGA
- the lepA gene encoding translation elongation factor 4, with translation MSKNTVDQSKIRNFSIIAHIDHGKSTLADRILDATHAVTDREKKEQFLDNMDLERERGITIKAQTVRLSFTSQDGQTYILNLIDTPGHVDFAYEVSRSLACCEGALLVVDSSQGVEAQTVANVYMAVDANLEIVPVLNKIDLPAADPTRVRAEIEDVIGIDASEAVEASAKAGIGIVEILEAIVKNVPPPTGNAEAPLKALIFDSWFDPYRGVINLVRVMDGRLKKGQKVRWMASGAESEVQELGVYGPFPRPVSELGPGEVGFVISMIKEVSKTKMGDTLTGVQNPAKDPLPGFKDVQPMVFCGIFPTDTKDYQELRDALDKLVLNDSAFSYEPETSQALGFGFRCGFLGLLHMEIVQERLEREYNLELITTAPSVIYKVHLKDGTMVDVENPSKLPPLMEIDKITEPFIKATIHVPPEHVGPVLQLCEERRGTQIDMRYSGMSRLILTYELPMNEVVFDFFDRLKSVSRGYASFDYEMIGHRAGDLVKLDVLVNAEPVDALSFIVHRSTAYERGKAVCKRLKEVIPRQMFEVPIQTAIGTKVVARETIKAYRKNVTAKCYGGDISRKRKLLEKQKEGKKRMKQVGSVEIPQEAFLAVLKVDQD, from the coding sequence ATGTCAAAAAATACCGTCGATCAGTCTAAAATCAGGAACTTTTCCATCATCGCCCATATCGATCATGGCAAGTCTACGCTTGCCGACCGAATTTTGGATGCGACGCACGCGGTCACAGACCGCGAGAAGAAAGAGCAATTTTTGGACAACATGGATCTTGAGCGTGAACGGGGAATCACGATTAAGGCTCAAACCGTGCGCTTGAGTTTCACGTCCCAAGACGGTCAGACGTATATCTTGAATTTGATCGACACTCCCGGACACGTGGACTTTGCCTACGAAGTTTCTCGCAGCCTTGCGTGTTGCGAAGGCGCTCTCCTGGTTGTGGATTCTTCTCAGGGCGTCGAGGCTCAAACCGTGGCCAACGTCTATATGGCTGTGGATGCGAACCTTGAGATCGTGCCGGTTTTGAACAAGATCGACCTTCCCGCAGCAGATCCCACACGAGTGCGCGCCGAGATTGAAGATGTCATCGGAATTGACGCAAGTGAGGCTGTCGAAGCCAGTGCCAAAGCGGGAATCGGAATCGTTGAGATTCTGGAAGCCATCGTCAAGAATGTTCCCCCACCGACCGGCAACGCCGAAGCTCCGCTCAAAGCGCTGATCTTCGACTCCTGGTTTGATCCCTATCGCGGTGTGATCAACCTTGTACGGGTCATGGATGGCCGTTTGAAGAAGGGGCAAAAGGTTCGGTGGATGGCCAGTGGAGCTGAGTCTGAAGTTCAGGAACTGGGTGTCTATGGGCCTTTCCCGCGACCGGTATCCGAACTGGGCCCCGGAGAGGTAGGTTTTGTTATCTCGATGATTAAAGAGGTTTCAAAGACCAAGATGGGCGATACGCTAACGGGCGTTCAGAACCCAGCGAAGGATCCTTTGCCAGGTTTCAAAGATGTCCAGCCCATGGTGTTTTGCGGTATCTTCCCGACCGATACCAAGGACTATCAGGAACTCCGGGATGCCCTGGACAAACTGGTGCTCAACGACTCGGCGTTCTCCTACGAACCCGAGACCTCGCAGGCGCTAGGCTTTGGCTTCCGCTGTGGATTCCTCGGCCTTTTGCACATGGAAATCGTGCAGGAGCGTCTAGAGCGTGAGTACAACCTTGAATTGATCACCACTGCGCCTTCGGTGATTTACAAAGTCCATCTCAAGGACGGCACTATGGTGGATGTTGAAAACCCATCAAAACTGCCGCCCCTGATGGAGATCGACAAGATCACCGAGCCGTTTATCAAGGCAACCATTCATGTGCCACCAGAGCACGTTGGACCGGTTCTCCAGCTTTGCGAAGAGCGCCGCGGAACTCAAATAGACATGCGCTATTCGGGTATGAGTCGCCTTATTTTGACCTACGAATTGCCGATGAACGAGGTTGTCTTTGACTTCTTCGACCGACTCAAGTCAGTGTCGCGCGGTTACGCGAGTTTTGATTATGAAATGATCGGACACCGTGCGGGAGATCTGGTCAAGCTCGACGTCTTGGTAAACGCAGAACCTGTAGATGCGCTGAGTTTCATCGTACACCGCAGCACTGCGTATGAGCGTGGGAAAGCCGTGTGCAAACGTCTTAAAGAGGTCATTCCTCGTCAGATGTTTGAGGTCCCAATTCAGACCGCGATCGGTACGAAAGTAGTTGCACGCGAGACGATCAAGGCGTACCGAAAGAACGTGACCGCTAAGTGCTACGGTGGTGATATCAGCCGAAAGCGAAAGCTCTTGGAAAAACAAAAGGAAGGCAAGAAGCGCATGAAGCAGGTTGGCTCGGTGGAGATTCCACAAGAGGCTTTCCTTGCGGTGCTAAAAGTCGATCAAGACTGA
- the lepB gene encoding signal peptidase I, with product MSEIRSVLKRVERHLAKSKVGDDVARDVEAYVVKLKAAIESDKTGGFRKDLSASRQAAKELEDIAVAKLGYKPKSPTREYVESIGVAVLVALLLRAFVVEPFKIPTGSMIPTLLIGDHIFVSKFTYGLRVPFTEIFMVEFAKPARGEVVVFTFPVKEARAHVKNTPREQACIDEGSLREPKDFIKRIIGLPGDVIEIREGQLYLNQNPLPRTLESRTPTGSFMAPVLTQERETSGEYTYTIQYRRPHEDFGPVKVNEGHFFVMGDHRDDSSDSRCWGQVPMENIKGRALFIWLSLSDQEGEFIRWSRFGSTIH from the coding sequence TTGAGTGAAATCCGCAGTGTTCTAAAGCGGGTCGAGCGGCATTTGGCTAAGTCGAAGGTCGGCGATGACGTGGCGCGTGATGTCGAAGCGTACGTGGTCAAGCTCAAAGCGGCCATCGAATCCGATAAGACCGGCGGTTTTCGCAAAGACCTGAGCGCATCGAGGCAGGCGGCGAAAGAGCTCGAAGATATTGCGGTCGCGAAGCTTGGTTATAAACCCAAGAGTCCAACCCGCGAGTACGTAGAGTCGATTGGCGTCGCGGTCCTAGTGGCGTTGCTTCTTCGTGCCTTTGTCGTGGAACCGTTTAAGATTCCAACAGGTTCCATGATCCCGACACTGCTCATCGGTGACCATATCTTCGTGAGCAAGTTCACCTATGGTCTTCGGGTTCCATTTACAGAAATCTTCATGGTGGAGTTCGCAAAACCAGCACGCGGCGAAGTGGTGGTTTTCACCTTCCCGGTGAAAGAGGCGCGTGCCCACGTCAAGAATACGCCTCGAGAGCAAGCGTGTATTGACGAGGGCTCCCTTAGAGAACCCAAAGACTTCATCAAACGAATCATCGGTCTGCCTGGCGATGTGATCGAAATTCGAGAGGGGCAACTCTATCTGAATCAGAACCCTCTTCCACGAACGTTGGAATCGCGCACTCCAACAGGTAGCTTTATGGCTCCCGTGTTGACCCAAGAGCGGGAGACGTCGGGTGAATACACCTACACGATTCAGTATCGACGTCCTCACGAAGACTTCGGTCCAGTGAAGGTCAATGAAGGGCACTTCTTCGTCATGGGAGATCACCGAGACGATAGCTCAGACAGCCGTTGTTGGGGACAAGTCCCCATGGAAAATATCAAGGGTCGGGCACTCTTCATTTGGCTCTCTCTAAGTGACCAAGAGGGCGAGTTCATACGCTGGAGCCGGTTCGGCTCGACAATTCACTGA
- a CDS encoding aspartate carbamoyltransferase catalytic subunit, which produces MDLLGIDTLGRTDIEGYLSLASRFVDKNEKAITPPEFRDALRGEVVGLMFMEPSTRTRSSFEISAVRLGAHPLVLQAQMSSIEKGETLLDTCQNLEAMGVGAFVIRDSQRALPLSIAERVEAAVINAGNGTGEHPTQALIDAFTLTRALGREDLDGVRVAIIGDVLHSRVARSNVLALSKLGADVVLAGPPQLLPRSTDGWNAQTMTSRSEALKDVDAVIMLRLQVERMVENLDLDQYVQDWGVDMSVVETEMPKHALIMHPGPVIRGVELSTDVVESHRSLILKQTGNGVAIRQAVLLKAFGRA; this is translated from the coding sequence ATGGATTTGTTGGGAATAGATACTCTCGGTCGCACAGATATCGAGGGCTATTTGTCTCTTGCTTCCCGCTTCGTGGACAAGAACGAAAAGGCCATCACTCCGCCGGAGTTCAGGGATGCGCTACGTGGGGAAGTGGTTGGCTTGATGTTCATGGAGCCGAGCACCCGTACGCGCTCAAGCTTCGAAATCTCTGCGGTAAGACTCGGTGCGCATCCGCTTGTACTGCAGGCTCAGATGTCGAGTATCGAGAAGGGAGAAACGCTCCTTGATACCTGCCAGAACCTCGAAGCGATGGGTGTGGGAGCGTTTGTGATTCGTGACTCACAGCGTGCTCTTCCGTTAAGTATCGCTGAGCGGGTCGAGGCTGCTGTGATCAATGCCGGCAATGGTACCGGTGAACATCCCACCCAGGCTTTGATCGATGCGTTCACACTTACGCGAGCGCTAGGTCGAGAAGATTTGGACGGAGTCCGTGTCGCGATCATCGGCGATGTGTTGCACTCGCGGGTCGCACGAAGCAATGTCTTGGCGCTCTCAAAACTCGGTGCGGATGTCGTACTAGCTGGGCCACCGCAGCTCCTTCCTCGCTCCACGGACGGTTGGAACGCGCAAACCATGACGTCACGCTCCGAGGCTCTAAAGGACGTGGATGCGGTGATTATGCTCAGATTGCAGGTGGAGCGTATGGTCGAGAATCTCGACCTCGACCAGTATGTTCAGGATTGGGGTGTCGACATGTCTGTCGTGGAGACGGAAATGCCGAAGCACGCCTTGATCATGCATCCGGGGCCCGTAATTCGAGGCGTTGAGCTCTCTACCGACGTGGTAGAATCTCACCGCAGTTTGATTCTGAAGCAGACCGGAAACGGTGTCGCGATTCGGCAAGCCGTGTTGTTAAAGGCGTTTGGGAGAGCATGA
- the carA gene encoding glutamine-hydrolyzing carbamoyl-phosphate synthase small subunit, translated as MMYKAILVLEDGTVYEGYSQFEHAQKYVGELVFNTSMTGYQEVMTDPSYAGQIVMFTQPHVGNYGVSSRDNESEGIKAAGLVAREVSMVPSNYRSESSLTQWLGNDDVPAFWGIDTRELTRRIRDKGALLACIATGESLDPAATLSWLKAQPKYGERDFVSEVSVSEPVALRLEGQGDLEKVLTGEAGGAKHVVVVDYGVKRSIVRNLLRRGVNVTLVPNSYGVEEIERLRPDGVLLSNGPGDPQVLSAQSEKILRLTERWPTWGICLGHQLLALAFGGKTYKLKFGHRGPNQPVQYLPTGKVEMTSQNHGYAVSELPEFLELTHINLNDETIEGFRHKDKNVEAVQFHPEAGPGPHDAENFFDRFCGAI; from the coding sequence ATGATGTACAAAGCGATTCTGGTTTTGGAAGATGGGACGGTCTACGAGGGGTACTCACAGTTTGAACATGCCCAGAAATACGTCGGCGAATTGGTGTTCAACACCAGCATGACTGGTTATCAAGAGGTGATGACCGACCCATCCTACGCCGGACAAATCGTGATGTTCACCCAGCCTCATGTTGGGAACTATGGCGTCAGTTCCCGCGACAATGAATCGGAAGGGATCAAAGCGGCGGGCCTCGTGGCTCGCGAAGTGTCTATGGTTCCTAGCAATTACCGCTCTGAGTCGAGTTTGACCCAATGGCTTGGCAATGACGACGTTCCGGCATTCTGGGGCATCGATACGCGTGAGTTGACTCGCAGAATTCGGGACAAGGGAGCTCTTTTGGCATGCATCGCAACAGGCGAATCTCTCGACCCTGCGGCGACGTTGAGCTGGCTGAAAGCACAGCCCAAGTACGGTGAGCGTGATTTTGTCTCGGAGGTGAGCGTCAGCGAACCGGTGGCGCTTCGGCTCGAAGGACAGGGCGATCTTGAGAAGGTTTTGACCGGTGAAGCCGGCGGGGCAAAGCATGTGGTGGTTGTGGACTACGGGGTTAAGCGCTCCATTGTTCGAAATCTCCTGCGACGTGGCGTCAACGTCACGCTTGTGCCCAACTCTTACGGCGTAGAGGAAATCGAGCGACTGCGGCCTGACGGGGTGCTTCTCTCGAACGGGCCTGGCGATCCTCAAGTTTTGTCGGCGCAGAGCGAAAAGATTTTGCGTCTAACCGAGCGATGGCCCACCTGGGGCATTTGCCTTGGGCACCAACTCCTCGCGCTCGCCTTTGGCGGAAAGACATACAAGCTAAAGTTTGGCCATCGAGGGCCGAACCAACCTGTGCAGTACTTGCCCACCGGCAAAGTGGAAATGACGAGCCAGAATCACGGTTATGCGGTTTCAGAATTGCCTGAGTTCTTGGAGCTAACCCATATCAATCTCAATGATGAAACGATTGAAGGGTTTCGCCATAAAGACAAGAATGTCGAAGCGGTGCAGTTCCACCCCGAAGCCGGGCCGGGTCCACACGATGCCGAAAACTTCTTCGACAGGTTCTGTGGAGCAATTTGA
- a CDS encoding Stp1/IreP family PP2C-type Ser/Thr phosphatase → MDLEFWAATDVGRVRDHNEDNFLVDKRLKLFVVCDGMGGHAAGEVASAMSVKVVREVFSASREVFEKLDQDPDHPENRKAVLALCERAIQEACQRIYHAAQEDQSRRGMGTTCSLLVLHDGRGFIGHVGDSRVYLSRNNQIHQITEDHSLINEMLRLGKIKPGEEHLLPHKNAVTRAVGVNEFVEVDTFELDVFSGDEFLLCSDGLCGYFHANEEILGMMGHSDIRAATETFIQFANEAGGKDNITTILVRVSGEVGKRRHIQQAIDIMRQSPLFQYLAYKELVQVLNLSERFELKAGDLACDGKSNDGLFLVLSGHLEVDRRGDSLGVFSGGSHFGDHGLVDEDATPLKAVALEQSQIMVIRRGRFLELLRQEPDLAVKLLWNFLQSFSRRLRDAEARIPNSEPEDMADSTPASGVLVFEEDLRETATIDTDQTIDINAAREELRNDFSQAQEESVSFGGEPLDPDATLAPGSLAPNLSSVKEENTVDWDGLEALISSGDDDEEDLRKTVRIDELKSRDDAKFSGISGESVVKDNLPRAQVLKRTKLTGDTATETNLAERLKEKRANLKKSDRS, encoded by the coding sequence ATGGATTTAGAGTTTTGGGCCGCCACAGACGTCGGTCGAGTCCGTGATCATAACGAAGACAATTTCCTGGTCGATAAGCGTCTGAAGCTCTTTGTCGTATGTGACGGAATGGGTGGTCACGCAGCGGGTGAAGTTGCGAGCGCCATGAGCGTTAAGGTGGTTCGGGAGGTTTTCTCGGCTTCGCGAGAGGTTTTTGAAAAGCTTGACCAAGACCCCGACCACCCTGAAAACCGCAAGGCCGTGTTAGCACTCTGTGAAAGGGCTATCCAAGAGGCTTGTCAGAGGATTTACCACGCGGCACAGGAAGACCAGAGCCGTCGCGGAATGGGTACGACATGTTCTCTGCTTGTACTGCACGATGGGCGAGGCTTTATCGGACATGTTGGCGATTCACGAGTCTATCTCTCGCGAAACAACCAAATCCATCAAATCACCGAAGACCATTCTTTGATTAACGAGATGCTTCGACTCGGTAAGATCAAGCCGGGCGAAGAGCATCTCTTGCCGCACAAGAACGCTGTGACACGTGCCGTGGGCGTCAACGAGTTCGTCGAGGTCGATACCTTCGAGCTCGATGTGTTCTCGGGCGATGAATTCCTTCTCTGCTCCGACGGTCTCTGCGGTTATTTCCATGCCAATGAAGAGATCCTTGGCATGATGGGCCATTCGGATATCCGCGCAGCGACTGAAACCTTCATTCAATTCGCCAACGAGGCGGGTGGAAAAGACAATATCACCACGATTTTGGTTAGGGTTTCTGGCGAGGTTGGCAAGCGCCGCCATATCCAACAAGCCATCGACATCATGCGTCAATCTCCGCTATTCCAGTACCTCGCGTACAAAGAACTCGTGCAGGTCTTGAATCTCTCGGAGAGATTTGAGCTCAAGGCAGGAGATTTGGCGTGCGATGGCAAGTCCAATGATGGGCTTTTTCTGGTGCTGAGTGGGCATCTCGAGGTCGACCGACGAGGGGATAGCCTGGGCGTCTTTTCGGGTGGCTCTCATTTTGGAGACCACGGTTTGGTAGACGAAGACGCGACACCACTTAAGGCCGTGGCGCTGGAACAAAGCCAGATCATGGTGATTAGACGTGGAAGGTTCCTCGAACTCTTGCGTCAAGAGCCGGACCTCGCGGTAAAACTCCTCTGGAATTTCTTGCAGAGCTTTTCGCGCCGTTTACGCGACGCAGAAGCCAGGATTCCAAATTCGGAGCCTGAAGATATGGCGGACTCGACGCCCGCGAGTGGCGTGCTCGTTTTCGAAGAGGACCTGCGCGAGACAGCGACCATCGATACGGATCAAACCATCGATATCAACGCGGCTCGGGAAGAGCTGAGGAACGATTTTAGTCAAGCCCAAGAGGAATCGGTTTCTTTTGGCGGCGAGCCTCTGGATCCTGACGCAACGCTTGCACCTGGGTCACTTGCTCCAAACCTCTCTTCGGTGAAGGAAGAGAATACGGTGGATTGGGATGGACTCGAGGCCCTTATTTCATCAGGAGATGACGATGAGGAAGACCTTCGTAAAACCGTTCGGATCGATGAGCTAAAGTCTAGGGATGACGCGAAGTTTTCGGGGATTTCAGGAGAGTCCGTAGTCAAGGATAACTTGCCTCGAGCCCAAGTCCTCAAACGGACCAAGCTCACCGGTGATACCGCCACCGAAACCAACCTCGCCGAGCGTCTGAAGGAAAAGCGTGCCAATTTGAAGAAGTCGGATCGGAGCTAA
- the eno gene encoding phosphopyruvate hydratase translates to MFEIIDISAREILDSRGNPTVECDVYLDGGSVGRAAVPSGASTGEFEATELRDGDKGRYLGKGVQKAVQNVRETIANELLGFDASNQRGLDSLLLELDGTPNKSKLGANALLAVSLASARAAAELYGMPLYRYIGGAGAHVLPVPMMNIINGGSHADNSIDFQEFMIVPVEAPSIAEAIRCGAEVFHHLKAVLKKDGHITSVGDEGGFAPNLGSNREALDFILRAIESAGYAPGKDVVLALDVAASEFYDKASQKYVLAGEGKELTSLEMVDFYESLIGDYPIVSIEDGLDENDWAGWKVLTDRLASRLQIMGDDLFVTNTERLARGIREGVGNSILVKLNQIGTLTETLDAIDLAHRNGYTTVISHRSGETSDTTIAQVAVAVGSGQIKTGSLSRSDRVAKYNELLRIEEELGSSARYPGKSAFRQKF, encoded by the coding sequence ATGTTCGAAATCATTGATATTTCAGCGCGTGAGATTCTGGACAGTCGCGGCAACCCGACCGTCGAGTGTGACGTTTACTTGGATGGCGGATCCGTAGGGCGTGCCGCTGTTCCAAGCGGTGCGTCGACCGGCGAGTTTGAAGCGACTGAGCTCCGCGACGGCGATAAAGGGCGCTACCTTGGAAAGGGCGTTCAAAAGGCAGTTCAGAACGTTCGCGAAACCATTGCGAACGAGCTCTTGGGATTTGACGCCTCGAATCAGCGCGGCTTGGACTCGCTCCTTTTGGAGCTCGACGGTACACCCAATAAATCCAAGTTAGGCGCGAACGCGTTGCTCGCTGTGAGCTTGGCCTCGGCTCGGGCGGCTGCGGAGCTATACGGCATGCCGCTCTACCGCTACATCGGTGGCGCAGGTGCTCACGTCCTGCCGGTTCCGATGATGAATATCATCAATGGTGGCTCTCACGCCGACAACTCCATCGACTTCCAAGAGTTCATGATTGTTCCGGTGGAAGCTCCAAGTATCGCGGAGGCTATTCGATGTGGAGCCGAGGTTTTTCATCACCTCAAGGCAGTCCTGAAGAAAGATGGCCATATCACCAGCGTGGGCGATGAAGGCGGCTTCGCGCCCAACCTTGGGTCGAATCGCGAAGCACTTGATTTCATTCTGCGCGCCATCGAGTCCGCAGGCTACGCACCAGGTAAGGATGTGGTCTTGGCGCTCGACGTTGCCGCGAGTGAGTTCTACGACAAGGCTTCACAAAAGTACGTCCTCGCAGGCGAAGGCAAGGAGCTGACTTCTTTGGAAATGGTCGACTTCTACGAGTCTCTGATCGGCGACTATCCGATTGTGTCCATTGAAGATGGGCTCGACGAAAACGATTGGGCAGGCTGGAAGGTTCTTACCGACCGCTTGGCTTCTCGCCTCCAGATTATGGGCGATGACCTCTTTGTGACGAACACTGAACGCCTGGCGCGTGGCATTCGTGAGGGTGTTGGAAACTCGATCTTGGTGAAGCTCAATCAAATCGGGACTCTGACTGAGACCCTCGATGCGATCGATCTAGCCCACCGAAATGGCTACACCACGGTTATCTCGCATCGTTCCGGAGAAACCTCTGACACCACGATTGCGCAGGTCGCTGTTGCCGTCGGAAGTGGCCAAATTAAGACTGGAAGCCTGTCTCGATCCGACAGGGTTGCTAAGTATAACGAGCTTCTACGCATTGAAGAGGAGCTCGGCTCAAGCGCCCGATATCCCGGGAAATCTGCATTTAGGCAGAAATTCTAG